The Euryarchaeota archaeon sequence CGGGAACGGGAGGTCGTCCGCTTTCAAAGTGAGGCTCCTCGGCGACGCGTAGATCTCCTCCGCGCCCACGTTACGAAACAGGATGGTGACCGCGACGAACACGTACCCTTTCCGCGGATTCTGCCATTCACGCCAATGGTCCTGGAGCTTCTCGAACGTCTCGACCTTCCCAAGCACGACGTCGAGCTTGTAAGGCGGGAGTTCTGGAGTCGTACCGAAGACGTTGATGGACGAGAGGCCCGAGATGCAGCCGCTCGTGGCGGCGACAAGGAAGAGGACCACGACGACCCCGGCTCCGGATCTCATCGCACGACGATGGCACGGTCTGGAAATAAGGCTTCTTGGTGAGTTGATAAAGGAAAAGGGGGGCGAGAAGGCCCCCCGTTTGTGGACTGGACCAGTCGCTTCCGACGCCTACCGGATCACGCCTTCTTCAACCGACCGAGGATCGGCTCATAAAGAAGGCCCTTGTCGAGCAGGCTGTTAATGGCCTCTTCGACCTGTTCCTCGGACAGGCCCTTCACCGATGACTTCTCGATGAGTCCCTCCCAAGGCGCTCCGTTACGGCCCTCCTCGAGGTCAGCGACGATGCCAAGGACCACGTCCTCGTGCGCAGGATCCACCGCCGGCGTCTTGGCCGCACCCTTTGATGCTGCGGTCGGAGCGCTCCCCGCGACAGGTGGCGCCACAGGTGATGGCGCCGACTCCGCGACGGTGGCTGCCGACGCGATGGGGCGCGGCTTCGCCGAAGGCGGGCGCCCAGCGAGTTCCGGCACGAGACCGGAAAGCGAATCCTGGAGCATCGCCTCGTAACGGTCAAGCTCCAGCTTTCCGTACCTCTCAAGACCCATGATCACGCCTTCGGATATCTCACGCGTGTACCCGAGTGCCACCAACTCGTCGACCGATGGCTTCTCCATGGCCGCCGCCTCGCGTAGCGCCTCAAGCCGCTCGGCGAGCGATTTAGCCGTCGTGAGGACCCAGTGATCCCGCTCTTCCTTCGTGACGACACGGACGAATTCCGGCCTCACCGACGCGTACACGGCTCCCCCGTCCGGAGTGTAAGTACGGCTCTTGCCGACCACGGCCACGATGGCCGGCGCCTTGATCTCCGCCAACGCCTGCGCCGCTTGCGGCTGGTACTGGCCGGCGTAGACGGTGAACACGCCCGTGGGGT is a genomic window containing:
- a CDS encoding DUF4352 domain-containing protein, coding for MRSGAGVVVVLFLVAATSGCISGLSSINVFGTTPELPPYKLDVVLGKVETFEKLQDHWREWQNPRKGYVFVAVTILFRNVGAEEIYASPRSLTLKADDLPFPYDERTTDNTPGGVFPEFLGKGVTRAGVAVFQIPSTAKATFVEYNDPIYEVHSGAEIS